Within the Solibacillus silvestris genome, the region AAAAAATTATCCCGTTTGACCGTGCTGGCGAGTTGCCGGTGTTGACCGAAGTGGAGAATCATACAGACTTGCACCAATGCATACTGTCTAAAATTTCGGAATTACAAAGTAAAGGCTATGGAAGTATTGCAGTTATTTGTAAATCAGCGGAGGAAAGTAAAGCGGCATTTGAGGCATTGAATAAAATTGATGGGATTAAGCTAATAAAAAGCGGTACAGTAGAATTTGAGAAAGGGGTAATAGTCATTCCTTCGTATTTAGCGAAGGGAATTGAATTTGAAGCGGTCATTATTTATGACGCATCCGAAAATGTATATGGTGATGAAAGTCTACGCAGGGTTTTTTATACAGCCTGTACAAGGGCAATGCACGTACTGCAACTGTATAGCGTAGGGAGACCAAGTTCTTTTATGCAAAAGGCTTTAGATGGAAATCTCCTACAACATGAATTGACTTCATAAAGCATTAGTTAGACATTATTATTTCATTAAAAAGCTTAGAAAGAGGGTGGGACATAACCCAAAAATGCCATTTTTCTCTTAGAGAAAAATGGCGTTTTTTTGCTGAGCGTAAAAATTGATTTCCATTCCGGGACGCTTTCCGCGGGCGTGGCCTGAGCCTGTAGTCTCAGGCGTCACGCTATTCCCGCAGGAAGCTTGCTTGTAGCGAAAGGCATAGCCGTCAGCTACACTCGCCCTCCATTCCAATCAATTTTATAAAATATCCGTTTCTTAATAAGGTTTTTCTCCTTAGTTTATGAAATTTCTACTTCTGTCCCACCCTCTTTAATTTTAATCCGTTTCATTTTCTGAAGTCCAATTTACCTGTTATTTCTTAATAATCGGAATCCACATTTCCCCATATACTTGGCCGTTTTGTTGATCCATTACAACTGCTGCGTTTGGACCTCCTACATAGGCATAATCAGTTGCTTCTTGTAAAACTTGTCCAAAGGCAATACCTGTAACAGTATTGACCAACTCTTCTGCAGTAGGAGCTTCCCCTTTAACAACTACGTAATCCCCTTTAGGAAATTGAATGACTCTAGTTGCCTCTGGTAATGTTTCTTCAGTCTGGACCCCGGCATAATGCATCATCTTATTATTAACTGCTTCGTTTACGATAAAAATATAATCGTTTGTAGCTAAAGTCCTTAATGTATCAAGTCTTCCATCCTGATTGACTGCATGCCAAAAATCAGCCTTTTCTTTATTTATCCCCATATAGTCTGTGTAATCGCTCTTTAGTTCTGTTCCAAAACCTAAAACAATAAAGCTTTCCTTTTCTTCAATCGTATAATTTGGCAAATCATAAACCTTCTTTCAAATTTGTTTTAATCAAGATTTGTTTTTTTACTTGATAAGTTTATAATAGCCATAAATCATGTCAAAATATGATACTGTTTCGGAGGTGCCAATGAAAAAAGTTGAACGGATTAATACGATCATGCGATATATCAACAATCGTGCTCACTTTACCATTTCTGAAATCATGCAAGAATTTAATATTTCCCGATCAACGGCTATACGAGATATTAGAGAAATTGAAGCTATAGGAATGCCGCTTGTCGCTGAAGTTGGAAGAGAAGGGGGGTATAATGTATTACATAACTCTGTCCTTCCCGCTGTTCGTTTTACCGATAATGAAATTAAAGCTCTTTTTATCGCCTTTATGGCGACAAGAAATCAACAACTTCCATATTTAAAAAGTCGTCAGTCGTTAGCTGAGAAATTACTCGGTTTGATTTCAGAAAACCAGCAAGACGACCTTGTTCTGTTAAATCAGATCTTGCTTTTTGAAGGGACGAACCCTCATAATCCGGATTTGCTGGATTTATCCGATTTACCTGATCCGGTGATAGAAAAGCTTATACAAACACTTCTGATTGACCGTTATTTAATCATTTCAGTCAAAGAAGGAAAGTTAACTAAAACATATTCAATTTATCTTTTTTACCTTCATCATGAAAAAGGTAACTGGCTGATAGAAGGATTTGATGTGGGTGAGAAAAAGAATCGAATTTTTCCTGTCTCGCATATTATCGATGTGAAACCGGACTCGGGGAAAAACAGAATCAGTAAGAAGGAGATTTTAGAAAAGCTTAGTGAACGGGATAAAGAGAGTAACCTTATCCTGGAGTTTGGTCCAAAGGCAATCGCACAGTTCAAAAAATATCATCCTTTAAAACTTTCTATTTCCTATACAAATCCCTACCAAACTACAGCAGTTCTAGAGACTTTTATTAATACTGAGAACCAAGAAGACTTGGTCGAGATAACGAACTGGCTTTTGTTTCTGGGAGGGGACATAACAATTAGAGAAATACCAGAAGAAGTGTTAAAAGGGATACAAGAGAGAGTATCCGTATATTGCATATGAAAAACCCACTTAAAACGTATTTATTCATGCATAAGTGGGTTTCATCTTTGATGACTAGTTTCCCCTAATTTCTTTTAAATACTGCTCCAAATCAGCTGGAGATTTTAGCTGATTCAGCTCCTTTATAGACTCTTCATCCTCTGAATCATATGAAAAATAAAATCGGACAGCTCTCTCATCCAGATGTTTGAAGAGGAATTCATTATAGGTAAGTTTGCTGTCCTTTTTCTTTAGCTGTTTTTTCAAATTTTCATTAAAGTACACAATTTCAATATTGAAATAATTTAAATTTTGCTTTTTAAAGTGTTGCATCATTTTATAGGCTTTTTCCAATTGATCGTCCATCTGATCAGGAGATTCCAGTAGGACATTGGCAAAGACAATATTTCCGATACCGTTAGCTTCCTTTTGCAAAATCTCCTCGTACGTGTCGTTATGGTTATATGCAGCTTTGATTTCCT harbors:
- a CDS encoding murein transglycosylase, coding for MRIITIALLAIPGFFILILTIASFDYFYYPVISFKAKNAAEASLEEKYNIDFVIDESTYSKPLGEDFGYYHIIAHPKKNPDLEVAVSVDEDMEPFNDTYLEMHWREELKTRFGLLYEELYGTVEKYSYMVNVSFSEEIKAAYNHNDTYEEILQKEANGIGNIVFANVLLESPDQMDDQLEKAYKMMQHFKKQNLNYFNIEIVYFNENLKKQLKKKDSKLTYNEFLFKHLDERAVRFYFSYDSEDEESIKELNQLKSPADLEQYLKEIRGN
- a CDS encoding decaprenyl diphosphate synthase, translating into MKKVERINTIMRYINNRAHFTISEIMQEFNISRSTAIRDIREIEAIGMPLVAEVGREGGYNVLHNSVLPAVRFTDNEIKALFIAFMATRNQQLPYLKSRQSLAEKLLGLISENQQDDLVLLNQILLFEGTNPHNPDLLDLSDLPDPVIEKLIQTLLIDRYLIISVKEGKLTKTYSIYLFYLHHEKGNWLIEGFDVGEKKNRIFPVSHIIDVKPDSGKNRISKKEILEKLSERDKESNLILEFGPKAIAQFKKYHPLKLSISYTNPYQTTAVLETFINTENQEDLVEITNWLLFLGGDITIREIPEEVLKGIQERVSVYCI
- a CDS encoding transcriptional regulator, giving the protein MPNYTIEEKESFIVLGFGTELKSDYTDYMGINKEKADFWHAVNQDGRLDTLRTLATNDYIFIVNEAVNNKMMHYAGVQTEETLPEATRVIQFPKGDYVVVKGEAPTAEELVNTVTGIAFGQVLQEATDYAYVGGPNAAVVMDQQNGQVYGEMWIPIIKK